GAATAACTCTCACTCTTTTCAGAGTCTCAAAAAAGTACTAGTAGGTTTGACCAGCCTTAGTTTGCTTCTAGCGATTGTAACACCTGCCAAAGCGGCTATTCAAATTGTCGATCGCACCGCAGGTCCTTTATCCATATTTGACCGAGGAGGTATTCTCAACTCAACGGGTGGTTACTATATGCAAGGGCTAGAAGTAGCCCCAGACGGAAAAGCAGTATTCGTGGCTCAAGCAAATGCGGCTCCCTCCAATAGTCCATCTTCTCTCAGTACCATGAATCGCCTCATTAAATCTACAGGTCTTAGGACTGCTGTTAAGGTAGGACCGACTCTAAATGTCGGTAACCACCGAACTTGGGGCAATGACCTGACTTTAGGACCTAACGGGCGGTACTACATATTTACCAAAACTGGACTTTGGGGTTTTAGCCCAACCGGAGGTGCAGCATCATCATTTGCTACCTGGCCAACGAAAAATGTGGGATCTAGTGGTATAACCTTTACTCCAGATGGTAGCGCAGCGCTAGTATCTAGCGATTGGCCTGGCGGAGTATTTCGTTTCCTGAAAAATGCCACTACATTTCCTACCAAAATTAATACCGCAAACGTCCCTTGGGACGATCATGTAATTACCCGAACCAACAGGACAATCATCTGTACTGAACCCAAGTTTGGCATCCAGGAACTGTTACCTAACGGCAACATTGTCAAAGTTTACGACTTGAAAACCGATGTCGATGTTAAGGCAGCCTTGACGGTAGCAGGTTACGGTGCTAGATGTACCATCCATCCAGTTAGCGGAGATATATTCTGGACTCTAAATTTCGAGACGAGTTCTCCCATAATTGTTCGCATCAAAGCAAATTTGAGCGATGCTACTGTCTTTGCTAAAGGGTTTGCGCCAGATCTCAGAGATATAGATTTTGGTCGTCGCAGTTCTGGCGCAGCAGGATACAGTCTTTATGTCAGCGAGAATAATCGCTCTACTGGTGTAGGTACTATCTACGAAATCCCTACTCCTTAAATGGCTCACAGTAGTTAAAAGAGGATCTATTGCAAACTGGTATCAGGGGTAAATTCAGAGATGAATAGTTGGGACACATCAGATGCTTTAGAACCAATCGCCATCATCGGTATGGCAGGTCGGTTTCCAGGTGCTAAAAATGTTCAAGAGTTTTGGCAAAATTTGTGCAATGGTGTCGAGTCGGTTTCTTTCTTTACGGATGAGGAGTTAATCGCTTCAGGTATAGAACCAGAGTTATTCAATAACCCGAACTATGTCAAAGCTAATGCCGTCTTGGATGACATAGAAATGTTAGATGCGCCATTCTTTGGATTGACTCCTAGAGAAGCGCAAATGATGGACCCCCAGCACCGTCTGTTACTAGAGTGCGCTTGGAATGCTTTAGAACACGCTGGATATGACTCACAAGCCTATGAAGGCAAGATCGGTTTATATGCAGGTAGCTCGATGAGTTCCTACTTGTATGCTAATTTGTACTCCAATCCTGAATTATTGAAGCAAGTAGATTTCGATATCCTACAGCAACAAGATCCTATTTCTTTGGGGAACGATCGCGATTACCTCACAACCCGCATCTCGTACAAACTAGGGTTAACTGGACCTAGTGTAAGTGTCAATACTGCCTGTTCTACCTCATTGGTAGCGGCGCATATGGGTTGTCAAAGTTTACTGAACTATCAGTGCGATATGGCTTTAGCTGGTGGAGTTTCGGTACAAGTACCCCAAAAAGCTGGTTATTTATACAGGGAAGGTGGGATTAACGCCCCTGACGGTCATTGCTGCGCGTTTGATGCTAGAGCGCAGGGAACCTTGTTTTGTAGCGGTTTGGGTTTGGTATTGTTGAAGCGCTTAGAAGATGCGCTAGCTGATGGCGATCGCATTTATGCGGTGATGAAAGGCTCGGCGATCAATAATGATGGCAAACAGAAAATCAGTTATACCGCCCCCAGTGTAGACGGTCAAGCTGGTGTTATTGCCGAAGCTTTGGCAATGGCTGATGTTCCGGCTGCAACCATATCTTATATTGAAGCACACGGTACAGGAACGGCTTTGGGCGATCCGATTGAAGTTGCAGCTATGACTCAGGTGTTTCGCTTGAGTACAGATAAAAAGCAATTTTGTGGAATTGGTTCGGTTAAGCCCAATATTGGTCACCTGAATCGGGCGGCTGGAGTAGCAGGATTGATTAAATTAGTCAGCGCTCTCGATAATAAGCTAGTTCCTCCCAGTATTAACTACGAACAGCCAAATCCTCAAATAGATTTTCCTAATACTCCTTTTTATGTCAATACTAAGTTGCAGGAATGGAAAACAGAGGGTTATCCCAGACGAGCAGGTATTAGCTCCTTGGGATTTGGCGGGACGAATGCTCATGCAATTTTGGAAGAGGCTCCTGCGAGAGAACCTTCGAGTGCATCGCGATCGCACCAACTACTCCTCCTCTCGGCTAAAACAGATTCAGCTTTGACCAAAATGACCCAAAATCTAGCTGAATATCTCAAACAAAATAGAGATGTGAATCTAGCTGATGTAGCCTATACCTTACAAGTCGGTCGTCGGGGATTCGATAAACGGCGGATGTTGGTGTGTAGAGATGTCGAAGATGCGATCGCTGCTTTAGAATCAGTCAATCCGCAACGAGTCTTGACTAGCCAGGGAGCGCCTAAAGAGAGAAATATCGCTTTTATGTTCTCTGGACAAGGTTCCCAATATGTGAATATGGGACGGGAACTATACGAATCAGAACCAGGTTTCCGCGAACCGCTAGATAGATGTGCAGAGATTCTCAAACCCCTATTAGGACTGGATCTGCGACATATTTTCTACCCAAGTGAAGCTGAAAGGGACTCAGCATCCAAGCAACTTACTCAAACCTCTCTGACTCAACCAGCCCTTTTTGTGATTGAATATGCTCTAGCGCAGCTATGGCAATCTTGGGGCATCAAGCCGCAAGCTATGATTGGTCATAGCATTGGGGAATATGTAGCTGCGTGTTTGGCTGGTGTTTTCTCTTTAGAAGATGCTTTGGCTTTAGTCGCAGCGCGGGGAAAAATGATGCAAGAACTCCCAGCAGGTTCCATGCTGGCGATTCCCCTGACAGAAGCAGAAATTCAACCTTTACTAACTCCAGAACTATCCTTAGCTCTGATTAACGGCCCAAATCGCTGTGTGATTTCGGGAATTAGTAGTGCTATTGAAGCTTTAGAGCAACAATTAGCTGCCAAAGGGGTAGAAGGTCGTCGTTTACACACCTCTCATGCGTTCCATTCAGCTATGATGGAACCGATTTTAGACAGGTTTATCGAGCTAGTTAAAGCAGTAGATCTCAAAGCACCACAAATTCCCTACATCTCTAACGTGACGGGGACGTGGATTACGCCACAGGAAGCTACAGATCCGAATTATTGGGCTAAACATTTACGCCAAACAGTCCGGTTTAGCGATGGTTTACAGCACTTATTGGCAGAAGCAGAGCAAGTTTTGTTGGAGGTGGGTCCTGGAAGAACTTTAACTACCCTAGCCTTGCAGCATCCATCTCGCAAGCCTCAACAAACGGTTTTAAATTCTGTGCGCCATCCTCAAGATAATTACTCAGATTTAGGCTTTTTACTCACTGCTTTAGGCAAGTTGTGGCTAACGGGAGTACAGATTGACTGGTCGAGTTTTTATCAGGAAGAACAGCGATATAGGCTGGCTTTGCCCACTTATCCTTTCGATTATCAACGCTATTGGGTAGAAAAAGCGACTCCTCAAGGTTTAGGTCAAATTCCCTCTGCCGCTACAGGTCAAAATCTGATTTTCAACTATTTATTACAGGCAGATGTTGAGCAATTAAAGCAAAAATTAGCAATGGTTGAACAAATGTCAGAGGAGGAAGTGAAGGAGAAAATGAAGAGTTTAGTTTGATTTTGGCGGCTCAATACCGTTCAAAAATTAGCTGTTTCATCATAGATAGAACACAAGGCATTGCTGATTTGAAGTATGAATTGTTGATTGTTGATTGTTGATTGTTGATTGTTGATTGTTGATTGGGTTTTCTTTCGCCCCGATCTCTCACTATTTTGACTTCTGACTTCTGACTTCACGCACTAGTTCATACCTTGATTCAGCAACGCCCACAAATAATAGATAGGGGCAAGATGCTGACCCCACAAGAGTCTCATTCAAATGAAATATGCAGATTAGATATGTTTTAGATTAGTAAGTGTAATCGCGATCGCCACCTAGTGCAACTATTTCAACCATAATTAAATCACTATCTTAATAAGATGAACAATAGTTACGGAGATCTAGCCAATTTATTTGAACGTCTGGCTCAACTTTCTCCAGAGAAGTTACAACTGTTAGAACTTTTAATCAAGCAAGATCGAGCAAAACTCGAAAATTCCCTTGAGGCTCAATTTAATGGGTTGAATTCGGTAAGTCAGCAAATCCAATCTTACAAACTCAACTGGTGTCCTCTATCGGTGAGCGATCGAGAGCCTAATTGGTCGGAAGGGTCTTGGTTAATTTTGGCAGATAATCAAGGGATAGGGAAAGGATTAGCTGAAAAACTGAAAAGTAAAGGCGATCGCTGTGTTCTAGTTTTTCCTGGTAGTACTTACGAGCGTCTATCTGAAAATACTTTCACTGTCGATCCCGCTCAACCTCAGCACTTTCAGCGCTTGCTATCTGAAAATTCAGTAGCATACCGTGGTGCAATCCATCTCTGGAATCTGGGCGAAACAGCACTAGGGGATATGAGCCTAGAAACTCTATCCCAATCCCAAATTAAAGGTTGTGCTAGCGTTTTGCATCTGGTTCAAGCTTTAGTAGGATCTAGCTCGTCTCAACTTCCTCGATTGTGGCTAGTTACTCGTGGTGCGGTATCTGTAGGCGAGAAAGCCGAACCCGTTCAATTTCCGTCAGCACCGGTTTGGGGATTAGGTCGAACTATTGCCTTGGAACACCCAGAATTGCAATGTACCTGCCTGGATTTGGGGGCTGATGGTCAAGAAATCGAATTTCTCTGGCAACAACTATCTCTTTCCAGTCGCGAAAGCCAGATAGCACAGCGTCATGGCAAGGCTTATGGGGCTAGATTGGGGTTGTATGATGCTGAAAAACCTCAAAATAAACTTTCTGTTGCGGAAAATAGCAGTTATCTAATTACAGGTGGTTTAGGCGGATTGGGAATTAAACTAGCTCAATGGCTAGTCCAACAAGGAGCGCGTAATCTGGTACTAGTAGGACGTAGTAGTGCCTCAACATCCGCACAATCGGCGATCGCTCAACTGGAAGCTAAAGGTGTCAAAGTCATAGTCCTTCAAGCTGATATTTCCAATTTAGACCAGACAAACACGGTATTAGACCAGATTAAAGCTTCTCTACCACCCTTACGAGGAATTATTCACGCTGCGGGAGTCCTGGATGATGGTATCTTAACTCAACTTGACTGGAAACGCTTTGAGCGAGTCATGAGCGTCAAAATGGGAGGTGCTTGGAACCTACATAAATTAACTCAAGGTCTGCCATTAGACTTCTTTGTTTGTTTTTCTTCGATTACCTCAGTTTTAGGAAATGCTGGTCAAGGGAATTATGCCGCAGCTAATGCTTTCTTAGATGGACTAGCTTATTATCGGCGATCGCTCGGATTGCCTAGTTTAACTGTTAACTGGGGACCTTGGGGTGAAGTGGGTATGGCAGCTAGTATGGGAAATCGAGAGCAAACCCGATTATCTAGTTTAGGAATTCGCCCCATAGTTCCAGCCGCAGGAATGTCAATTTTAGCAGATTCTATCGGTCAATCATCACCAGAAATAGCTGTAATAGACGTTAATTGGGCTAAATTTCTTCAGCAATTTCCTTCAGGGTTGCATCCAACATTACTATCCAATCTGGTGGCTCAAACACCGTCAGAATCTCAGGGAAGCAATGCAATCCAAAGTCCTGAAGCAATTAAACAGCAATTGCAGGAAGCAAATCTGGAGCAGCGCCAGCAAATTTTAGCCAGATATCTGCAAAATCTAGTCGGTCAGTATCTAGGATATGACCCATCAAGACCACCAGATCCATATCAATCGCTCAATGAACTAGGACTAGATTCTCTAACTAGCATTCAGTTGAGAAACAAAGTTAAAGCTGAACTACAAATCGATCTACCCGTAGCTAAATTTATGGGTGAAACGAATATAGACCTGTTAGCGAAGACATTGCAAGAACAATTTACTTTGGGAAGTTTGCTAGCTGCACCCGCATCGGCTGAATTAAATGCAGAAGAAGAAGAAATGGAGGAAATCACCATATGAACGTCAACGAACTTTTAGCCGAACTATCCCAACGAAATGTGAAATTATCAGTTGATAGTGATAGCGGACAGCTTAATATTCGCGCACCTAAAGGAGTTTTGACTAAAGAGTTACGGGACTCTTTGACTGAAAGCAAAGCGGAAATTTTAGCCTTTTTACAGACAGCCAAGACTAGCGCCACACCTCAATTAGTACCGATAGAGAGATCCCATTCTCTCCCCCTGTCATGGACTCAAGAACGGTTATGGTTTCTGGATCGGCTATTATCTGATAATTCTTGCCATAACCTGCCTATTGCTTTTCGGATTAAAGGCTTGCTGAACCAGAAAGTAATGACAGAAGCGATCGCCGAAATTATCCGCCGTCATGAAATTTTACGGACTGCATTTATTGAGAAAGATGGGGAACCAGTACCAGTTATCTCGTCAGATCTAGGTTGGCAGCTACCAATTATCGATCTGCAAACAATGCCACCTGAAGCACGAGAAGCGCAAGCCCAAAAGATCGCTCAAGAAGCAGCACAACATCAATTCAACCTGTCTGAAGCACCTTTATGGTCTGCTAAGCTCCTATGTTTAGCACCAGATGACCATGTGTTTGTCTTATCCATGCATCACATCGTCTCTGATGGTTGGTCTTTGAGTGTCTTTTTACGAGAGTTGAGCGCTATTTATGATGCTTTTGCTGCGGGTAAACCTTCACCCTTACCAGAACTTCCAGTACAGTACGTTGATTTTGCAGCATGGCAAAGGCGATCTTTTACAGATGAACTTCTCAACCCCCAACTAGATTGCTGGCAAGAACTACTAGATGGGGATCTAGTTCCCTTGCAACTGCCTACTGATCGACCTCAATCTGCCAGTCAAAGTTATCATGGGGAACACTATGAATTTAGCTTTTCTGGCAATCTTAGTCAAGAAATTAAGTCTTTTGCCGCCAAAGAGGGAATCACCCTTTACGTTATGCTGCTAGCTGGGTGGCAAACTTTATTCCATCTGTATACTGGACAAGAGGATCTGATTATTTGTTCTCCTATTGCCGGACGCAACCAACCAGAAACAGAAGGGGCGATCGGATATTTCAATAATATTTTGCCGATGCGAACTAAAATCGCTGGCGAATTGACTTTTAGAGAATTATTAGGGCAAATCAGGCAATTTACTAACGTTGCTTACGCTAACCAAGATGTACCATTTCAGAAGCTAGCTACTTTGCCCAACGTCATGCGTACTCCCTTGAGTCGGGCGCTATTAGCCCTGCAACCACCTCCTAGCGAAGCCCTCAAGTTAGCTGGATTGGCAATCGCTCCTTTACATATTTACCGAGGTACGATTGATTTCGATTTGCCTCTGTTTATGGAAGATACAGGCGAAAATCTAGCTGGAGTTTTGTATTATAAAACCGATTTGTTTGATGCCAGCACTATCTCGGAAATAGTTGCTAATTTCCAGGATTTGATGGGAAAACTGGTGGCGAATCCAGAGCAAAAGATCTCAGATTTACTAAAATTGGGAAGCGATCGCGCCTTTTCAACCCTTGCAGATGTCGAAAAACCTAAGTTTTTTGCCCCCAGAGACGAGATAGAACTCAAGTTAGCCAAAATATGGGAAAAAGCTCTTAATATTAAACCGATAGGGATTAGAGATCATTTCTTTAATAACTTGGGAGGCAGTTCTCTGATTGCTGTTAGCTTATTTGCCCAAATTGAAAAAGCTTTTCAACGAAATCTACCTCTAGCAGTCTTAATCCAAGCGCCAACAATCGAACAATTAGCAGGTATCCTGCGCCAAGAGGGATTATCTAATTCTTGGTCTTCACTAGTACCAATTCAACCCCTTGGTTCAAAACCCCCCATCTTCTTTATTCACGCTAAGGGGGGTAATATCCTGACTTATGTCGATATATCTCGTTATTTGGGTGTAGACCAACCAGTTTATGGCTTACAAGCACAAGGAATTGATGGTAGGGGTAGCTTCCATAATTCTATTGAGGAAATGGCGAGTCACTACCTCAAGGAAATTTTGAGCCTGCAACCGGAAGGACCTTATTTTTTAGGAGGATTATCTGGTGGTGGGGTAATTGCCTTTGAAATGGCTCAGCGACTGATTGCACAAGGTCAAAAAGTGGCTTTTTTGGCTTTATTTGATACCTACAACCCAGAATATGGACAAATGCGCGCGCTAGCTGACAAGAAATATCGACAGCAGCAGGTGGGAAATGTCAATGGTATTCTACACAAAAGTAAATGGTATCGGCATCAGGTGCAAAATCTGAAACAGTTCTTCAGAATTATCAAGCACCTTCTACAACTCAAAGGTCAAGAAAAAGTATCTTTCTTGACCGAGAAAGTTGACAAGTTGAAAAATAAGATTGAAAATCAGCTAGATGTGATCGCCTACAAATTAAATCCGCGTCGAAATGCTCCTTTGCCTTATCCCATAAGAGAAGCAGCCATTAATCAAGTCATAGTGAGATCTGTCCGAAGCTATATCTCAAAACCCTATGCAGGAAAGATCACGCTTTTTCGCGCTAATGCTTCTATCTATACCTCTAGTGAAGGACTAGATAATGATGAGGTAGGGTGGACAAAAGTGGCTGGTGGTGGGTTAGAAATCCATAAAGTTCCTGGAGAACATAATACTTTGCTAGCAGAACCTCATGTGAGAACCTTAGCACCTATCTTAATCAATTGTCTGGATGAGGCTCAAAAACTTGATGGGTAAGATTGGTGTTGGGTTTCCTTGCGTCAACCCAACCTACATTAGACCTCTCACGAGTAGCGATTCCCAAAACACCAAAAATATTGGACTTATGCAAGAGGTCTATTCATCAATTAACTTTTGACGATCGCCCCAAAGTCTGCCAAAATTCGGGCATGGTTTCGTAATAACCCTAGTAGGTTTAAACGGTTGCGTTTGATATCGGGGTTGGAATCCATCACTAAAACGCTGTCATCGCCGTCAAAAAAGCTGCTGACGACAGGTGCGATCGCACTGAGGCTATCTACTAACAATTGGTAGTTGCTTTCGGTTTGAGCTAATTTTGTTTGGGGAACGATTTGGATCAGACTTTCGTAAAAGTTGCGTTCGGAGGCTTTGTCAAATAGTTGGGGATTGACTAAGTTTTCTGGTTCTAATTGTTGTTTGTCTAAATCTCCTTGGGCGGCTAATCTAGTAGAACGATTGACGGTGGGGTAAATTTTTTCTAGAGTGCCATTGTTTCTAATGGTTTGTAAGAATAAGGCTCGATCGCGGGTATCTAGTAGGTTTTGCAAGACGCGATCGCTGTATTCTAGATCGTTTTCACCAATGACTGCGTTAACTAAATCGTAGTCAATTTGTTTCTCTTCTTGCAGCAGAGTTTTGATTCTTTGTAACCAGAATTCCTGCAATTGGGCAATCAATTCTGATAAGTTAGTTTGGGGGCGTAACTGACTAAAATCTGCGGCGGTTACTTCGATTAATTGTTGTAAATTAATCGCTAAGTTGCCCGACCAAATAATATTAATAATAGCATTAGTACCGCGTCTCAAAGCAAAAGGATCGGATGAACCTGTAGGCAACATTCCTAAGCCAAAAATGCTGACAATGGTATCGAGGCGATCGCTAATTCCTACTACTTGACCGACGATAGTTTCGGGAAGGCGATCGCCTGCACCTTGGGGTAAGTAATGTTCAAATATCCCTGTAGCTACTTCTAGATCTTCACCACTAGCCAAAGCGTATTTTTGTCCCATTACACCCTGTAGTTCGGGAAATTCACCGACCATTTGAGTAACTAAATCGGCTTTACATAATTGGGCAGTTCTTTGAATTTGTTGAGTTTCTTTTTTGGGCAAATTTAGTTGTTGGCTAATTCGCTGAGCGATAGTTTTAATCCGATTTACTTTATCGCTAACTGAACCCAGTTCTTCTTGAAAAGTAACTTTTTCCAATTTAGGTAAATAAGATTCTAATGAGTGAGATAGATCTGCTTGGTAGAAGTATTCAGCATCAGCTAATCTAGCTCGAATCACTCTTTCATTTCCAGCCGCGATAATTGCTTTTTTATCGGGATTGCCATTAGAAATGGTGATAAAATAAGGCAGTAATTCTTCAGCTTGGTCGTCTTGAAATATGGGAAAATAACGTTGGTGAGTTACCATCACCGTTGCGATCGCTTCTGTTGGTAGTTCCAAAAATCTACTATCAAATTTACCAACTACCGCCGTGGGATACTCAACTAAATTCGTGACTTCCTCTAACAAATCGGGATAAATAGAGGCACAGCCTTTGATTTCGGTGGCTGCTAATTTAATTTGAGCTTCTATCTCTTGTTTACGAATTTGGGAGTCAACTTGCACGAAAGCAGCAGCTAAAGACTCCACATAACTATCAGCACAGGGAATCGAGACGGGTTCGGGATGGAGAACCCGATGAGTGCGTGAGAGGCGATCGCTTCTAATTATCTCTTCCGCATTCACTAATTCTATCGGTAGCACCTCCCGATCCCACAAAGCCACTAACCAGCGAATCGGTCTGGGAAACTTCAAATCACCATTTCCCCAGCGCATCAGGCGTTTCCCTTCCAAACCAAAAATCCATTGCGGGACTAATTGCTGCAAAATCTTCGTAGCTGGCTGTCCAGAAATAGTTTTCTTAACGAAGACGAAATCACCTTTATCCGTCCCCCTCACCTCTAATTGACCGATTTCTACCCCTTGCTTGCGCGCAAACCCTATCGCTGCTGGTGTCGGTTGACCATCTTTAAATGCTGCTTGGGCTGGAGGACCTTTAATTTCCTCTTCGCGATCGGCTTGTTGACTAGGTAAGCCAGTAATTAACACAGCTAACCGACGAGGAGTAGCATAAACCGATATTTTATTGGATGATAGGGCAAAGGAATCAAGAGATTGAGGAATGCGCGATCGCCATTGTTCAACGGCTTCACTGACGAATGTTGCTGGTAATTCTTCTGTACCAACTTCCAATAAAAAGCTAGGCATAAGATCAAAATAAAAATGTGATAGCAATTGGTAGCTGAATTCAAATCATAAACTAGCTTGGAATCTTGTAGAGACGCGATATATCGCGTCTCTACAAAGCATAATTTATTTTGTTTGACTACTTAATAAGTAGGTAGGCAAAATTATGGGTATAGATCTGCACTAGTTCCCAATTATCCCAATTACATTAACTCTTTACTCCTTACTCTTTACTCCTTACTCACTTCAATCACCCCCTCAAATACAGAAGTCAGAAGTCACTCACAGCAAGGCTTTTATAATTTGAGAATGCCCTAAGAATGATTTTCGCCGTTTAGGAATTATTCCGCACGACAGATCCTAAATCAAGTAACAACTATATCTTAGACAGATTATCGATCGCGCCCTGAGTGGCTAAGATAGCTCCAGCATAAAAAACAAAAACGCAGGAGTTATCAAGATGTCGGAAGTAAAAAAAGACGTTGAAGTTAAGTCAGAAGAAGGCGATACCCCAGTTGAAACTAGCGATCGCGAAACTGGTCAACCAGATGATAGTGGTGCCAAATCTACCGCTACTCCAGAATCTGGTAGTAACCCAGATGTGGTAATTGGCTCACCTAATCAAGGTACAGAAAAACGCTAAAGATCTGATTGAATAGTATTTATTAGCCAAATTGCTTGATTATCTCTAAAAAGCGGTAGGATAAATGCCTTTCCGCTTTTTTAAATTCGCTTATCTCCTGCAATCTCAGCAAATCAGGAAATATTGAAAAAGTATTCTATGTCTGGTAAAGAGGGACATCATGTTTGAACGCATATCTTGGCTAGCTCAGGTTCCAGAGAGAGTTATTATCGCTCCAGATGGAGCAGTTGGTAGACCAGAAGCGGAGGCTTTATTTTTTTCAGAACCGCGATTCTTTATCGCCTTATTAGGGGGATTACTCCTAGCTTTTGGCTTTCAGTTATTGTTGACTAATCTTTCTGTAGCTGCGGGTATTTCTTACCTAGGAGGAGGTTCAGATCGCCACAGCGATCGCGGTACTAGCTTTACTAACGTCTCGGATCTATCCAATATTACTCACGAAGATAGCGGTGGGATGACTGTTGGTAAAGTAGGAACAGCTATTGGACTTTGGACTGTCATTACCGTGAGTATTTCTCTATTTGCAGCTTGTTTATTAGCTGTAAAATTGAGTTTAATTAATAATGCTGTTTTAGGGGCGATTGTCGGATTAGTCATCTGGGCGGCTTATTTCTCCTTGATGGTTTGGATTAGTACTACGGCTGTCGGTTCCGTAATTGGTTCAGTGTTTAGCGCCGCTACTTCTGGTTTTCAAGCGATCTGGGGTACGGCTAGTAATGCGATCGGGGCTAAAGTTGCTAAAGATCAAATTATCTCCACCGCAGAAGCTGCTGCTTCAGCCGTGCGTCGTGAGATTATGGGGGCGATCGACCCAGAAACAGTTAAAGAGAATCTTCAAGATTACCTGACTCAAATTAAGCCTGCTGGTTTAGATCTGCAAAACATTGAGCAAGAATTTGAGCGGTTGCTGCAAGATAAGGAGTTGCTAGCTTTAGCTAAACCCGAAAATTTGGGTAAAGTTGACCGGAAAACCTTTGTAGAATTAGTGAGCAGCCGCAGCGATCTATCTAAAAAGGAAGTTAATCAAGTAGTAGATCGCCTGGAAAAAGCCTGGAATAAAACCGTTTCTGGGGTTAATAAGTTAGATCCAGTCAGCGATTTAGTTGATTATCTCAAATCTGCTCAACCTGGAAAAGAATTATTTGGCAATTTAGATAGCCGCCTCAAGGATATAGTGGGTCAATTGGGTCAAGATAAACA
This DNA window, taken from Merismopedia glauca CCAP 1448/3, encodes the following:
- the glyS gene encoding glycine--tRNA ligase subunit beta, whose amino-acid sequence is MPSFLLEVGTEELPATFVSEAVEQWRSRIPQSLDSFALSSNKISVYATPRRLAVLITGLPSQQADREEEIKGPPAQAAFKDGQPTPAAIGFARKQGVEIGQLEVRGTDKGDFVFVKKTISGQPATKILQQLVPQWIFGLEGKRLMRWGNGDLKFPRPIRWLVALWDREVLPIELVNAEEIIRSDRLSRTHRVLHPEPVSIPCADSYVESLAAAFVQVDSQIRKQEIEAQIKLAATEIKGCASIYPDLLEEVTNLVEYPTAVVGKFDSRFLELPTEAIATVMVTHQRYFPIFQDDQAEELLPYFITISNGNPDKKAIIAAGNERVIRARLADAEYFYQADLSHSLESYLPKLEKVTFQEELGSVSDKVNRIKTIAQRISQQLNLPKKETQQIQRTAQLCKADLVTQMVGEFPELQGVMGQKYALASGEDLEVATGIFEHYLPQGAGDRLPETIVGQVVGISDRLDTIVSIFGLGMLPTGSSDPFALRRGTNAIINIIWSGNLAINLQQLIEVTAADFSQLRPQTNLSELIAQLQEFWLQRIKTLLQEEKQIDYDLVNAVIGENDLEYSDRVLQNLLDTRDRALFLQTIRNNGTLEKIYPTVNRSTRLAAQGDLDKQQLEPENLVNPQLFDKASERNFYESLIQIVPQTKLAQTESNYQLLVDSLSAIAPVVSSFFDGDDSVLVMDSNPDIKRNRLNLLGLLRNHARILADFGAIVKS